The Desulfobacterales bacterium genome window below encodes:
- a CDS encoding sulfotransferase, whose amino-acid sequence MPLPTFIIGGVRRGGTTSLYYAINEHPQIYLYPHSELNYFVEKDVKGRKWPDHFDAPDHWDTSHTVDDYAALFPVDIRARAIGHKGADLLFWQPAHERIARFVPKARFIFSLRNPVNRAWSHYWFERAKGRETLDFEAALDAEEERAKQNKWAGYHLSYLARGFYDQNLQRFFKFIPPEQVLVITLEEKIAQPRKTLEKIYRFVGVDPELGHQQSESRRNKGWATIPRPWTHHSAIAPVVSGYESLTNALARVLTPSRDSRRLLRNFLQKPFRQSMRRVPLPETLRQRLNDRYAPHIATLEKLLDRSFDEWRFP is encoded by the coding sequence ATGCCACTGCCCACCTTCATCATAGGCGGCGTCCGGCGCGGTGGGACTACCTCGTTGTATTACGCCATCAATGAGCACCCGCAAATCTATCTTTACCCGCATTCTGAACTCAATTACTTTGTGGAAAAAGATGTTAAAGGGCGCAAATGGCCTGACCATTTCGATGCGCCAGATCATTGGGACACATCGCATACTGTAGATGATTACGCCGCTCTTTTTCCAGTTGACATACGTGCTCGCGCCATTGGCCACAAGGGTGCCGATTTGCTTTTCTGGCAGCCAGCGCATGAACGCATTGCCCGGTTTGTGCCCAAGGCGCGCTTCATTTTTTCGTTAAGAAATCCGGTCAATCGAGCTTGGTCGCATTATTGGTTTGAACGTGCCAAAGGTCGGGAAACGCTTGATTTCGAGGCGGCTCTGGACGCAGAGGAAGAACGCGCCAAACAAAACAAATGGGCCGGCTACCATCTTTCCTATTTGGCACGCGGTTTTTATGATCAAAACTTGCAGCGGTTCTTCAAGTTCATTCCACCTGAGCAGGTGCTGGTCATTACACTTGAAGAAAAAATCGCCCAGCCACGTAAAACACTAGAAAAAATTTATCGCTTCGTGGGTGTAGACCCGGAACTGGGGCATCAACAGTCAGAATCGCGTCGCAATAAAGGTTGGGCCACTATACCGCGACCGTGGACCCATCACTCGGCAATAGCGCCTGTGGTGAGTGGTTATGAGAGTTTGACCAACGCACTTGCCAGAGTACTAACCCCGTCAAGGGATTCCCGACGACTGTTGCGCAATTTTCTACAAAAGCCTTTTCGTCAATCAATGCGGCGGGTGCCGTTGCCCGAAACGCTCCGGCAAAGACTAAACGACCGCTATGCGCCGCATATTGCCACTCTCGAAAAACTTTTGGATCGTTCCTTTGATGAGTGGCGGTTCCCATAG